A region of the Deltaproteobacteria bacterium genome:
ATGTTGTCCCACCATGCCAGTCGGTATCCGCACCCCGGGCAATGGGAAGGAGGAGTGACGATCGACATCCCAGCCAGATATCGATGAATGCAGACGTTGTAGAAGCTGCCCAAAGCCAGGCCCAGGATGAGCCCGGCCAGAGCCGTGAAGGCCGGGGGAAGTGAAAGATATGGCATTGACGCGTCCTGGGTTTATGAGTCCTTGTCTTGACAGGGGACCCGGGCCCCGCCCATAATTTTCGGTTGCAGGGGCCGACCGGATTGGCTGGCATGGCCCCCGGACGGCGAAAGAGGACCAATACACAACTTGTCCGGCGAAATCCAGCCCACCCGAGGCGCCGCCGAACCCCATCATTCCCCGCATTTTCGGAGGACCCCGCATGGCCCAAGCCTACCGCTTTTTCCCCGATGCCGGTTCACAACCCCTGGAAAAGATCCAGCTCCAGGGGCTGCGATGGACCGTCCGCCACGCCTATCACGGCAGCCCGTTCTACCGGAAAAGGCTCCAGCAGGCCGGCGTCGGACCCGATTCCATCGAGACCCTGGACGACATCCGCTCCCTGCCCTGCACCACGGCCGACGACCTGCGGGCCGGATATCCCTTCCCCCTGCTCAGCGTTCCCGAGGAACAGGTGGTCCGCATCCACGCCTCGTCCGGCACCACCGGCAAGCGCAAGATACTGGCCTACACGGCCCGGGACCTCGAGGAATGGAAGCTGATGATGGCCCGCTGCTATGAACTGGCCGGCCTGACCACCCTGGACAGGGTCCAGATCGCTGTGGGGTATGGTCTGTGGACGGCCGGAGTCGGATTTCAGCTGGGTTGCGAGCATTTCGGGGCCATGGCCCTTCCTCTGGGCCCCGGCAATCTCGAGTTTCAGCTCCAGTTCCTGGAGGATCTCCAGCCTACCTGCGCCTGCTGCACGGCCTCCATGGCTCTGCTTTTGGCCGAACAGGTCGAAAAAAACGGCCTTCGGGACCGGCTGTCCCTGCACACCCTCATCTTCGGGTCCGAGCCCCACACTCCCAAGATGGCCAAGCGGATCAGAACCCTCCTGGGTGTCCGGGAGACCTTCGACATCACCGGTC
Encoded here:
- a CDS encoding prepilin peptidase codes for the protein MPYLSLPPAFTALAGLILGLALGSFYNVCIHRYLAGMSIVTPPSHCPGCGYRLAWWDN
- a CDS encoding phenylacetate--CoA ligase family protein; protein product: MAQAYRFFPDAGSQPLEKIQLQGLRWTVRHAYHGSPFYRKRLQQAGVGPDSIETLDDIRSLPCTTADDLRAGYPFPLLSVPEEQVVRIHASSGTTGKRKILAYTARDLEEWKLMMARCYELAGLTTLDRVQIAVGYGLWTAGVGFQLGCEHFGAMALPLGPGNLEFQLQFLEDLQPTCACCTASMALLLAEQVEKNGLRDRLSLHTLIFGSEPHTPKMAKRIRTLLGVRETFDITG